The genomic interval ACCGGGCAATGCCTGGCGGTGGACGGCGGGACGCTCGTTGCCTAACTAACTCCTTAGAGTAACCCCTTCTCTAGCCAGAGGCCTGGTCCCGGGCCCTGGCGCGTCAAATGACTCGGCCTCGCGCAAAAGCGTCCGAAGCCGAGCAGGTTTTCCAGCTTGAACTAGTCTGTATATCAGACACTTGCTTCATCGGTTCAACCGGAGGACGCACGCGCTATGAAACTGGGCATTCCCAAAGAGATATTCACCGACGAGCGTCGGGTGGCGGTCACTCCGCCCTCGGCGCACAAGCTGATCGACCTGGGCTACGAGGTCATCGTGGAAGCGGGCGCCGGCGAGGCGGCCCACTACCGGGATGAAGCCTACGAGGCGGTGGGCGCCAGCATTGCCGTCGATACAAAATCCCTGTGGCAGGAATCTGACTTCATCCTGAAAGTACGGGCACCGATGGAGAACCCAACCCTGGGGGCTCACGAGGTGGACCTGATGCGGGAAGGCAGTTTTCTGGTCAGCTACCTCTGGCCAGCCCAGAATCCTGAGCTGCTGGAGAAGCTCGCAGCCCGCAACATCACCGCCTTTGCCATCGACAGCCTGCCCCGGATCAGCCGGGCTCAGAAGATGGATGCACTCAGCGCCATGGCCAACATTGCTGGCTATCGCGCAGTTATCGAAGCGGCCAACAATTTCGGCCGCTTCTTTACCGGACAGGTGACAGCCGCCGGTAAGGTGCCGCCCGCCAAGGTCATGGTGATTGGTGCCGGTGTCGCTGGCCTGGCCGCCGTAGGCGCCGCCAACAGCATGGGTGCCATCGTTCGGGCCTTCGATACCCGGCTGGAGGTGAAGGAACAGATCGAAAGCATGGGCGCCGAGTTCCTGCAGCTGGACTTTGGCGAGGAAGAAGGCAGTGGCGCCGGCGGTTACGCCAAGCAGATGAGCGACGAATTCATCAAGGCGGAGATGGCGCTGTTCGCGGATCAGGCGAAAGAAGTGGACATCATCATCACCACCGCCCTGATTCCCGGCAAGCCGGCGCCCCGTTTGATTACAGCCGACATGGTCAAATCCATGAAACCGGGCAGTGTCATTGTCGACCTGGCTTCCGAGCGCGGCGGCAACTGTGAGCTGACCGAGCCGGGCCAGATTGTGGAAAAACACGGTGTCACCCTGATCGGCTACACCGATCTGCCCAGCCGTATGGCCAAGGTCGCTAGCGATCTGTATGCGACCAACCTGTTCCACCTGCTGACCGAGCTGACGCCGGAAAAAGACGGCACGCCGCAGGTGAACATGGACGACGACGTCATCCGTGGCCTGACTGTGGTCCATGGCAACGATGTTACCTGGCCGCCACCGCAGCCCCAGGCACCTGTCAGCCCGCAACCGCCACCTGGCACCGAGGAACCCTCGGCGGCACAGAAGGAGGCAGCACGCAAGGATTCGGCCCGGCGCAGCCTGATTGGCAAGAGTGCGTTGCTGCTGGTGACTGTGGCGGCCCTGTATGGCGTTGGCGCCCATGCCCCGGAGAGTTTCCTGAGGCACTTCACGGTGTTCGTGCTGGCCTGCTTCATCGGCTGGCAAGTGATCTGGAATGTCACGCCCTCACTGCACACCCCCCTGATGAGTGTCACCAACGCGATCAGCGGCATCATAGTGATCGGGGCCATCCTGCACCTGGCCCAGGCTGAGAATATCGCGGTGGGCATCATGGCGTTCGTCGCCGTGCTGATTGCCAGCATCAACGTGGGTGGTGGCTTCCGGGTTACCCATCGCATGCTCAAAATGTTCCGCAAATAGGAGACGCAGCCCATGGGCACAGGACTCGTCAGCGTGGCCTACGTGGTCGCCAGCGTGTTGTTTATCCTCAGCCTCGGTGGTCTGAGCCATCAGGAATCGGCCCGGCGCGGCAACCTTTACGGGGTCGCCGGTATCATCATTGCACTGATCGCCACCATGGCCAGTGTCAGTGAGGGCAGTCTGGTCACCATCGTGATCGCGGTGCTGCTTGGTGCCAGTGTTGGCATCGCCATCGCCAACAAGGTGGAAATGACCCAGATGCCACAGCTGGTGGCGCTGCTGCACAGCTTCGTGGGTCTGGCGGCGGTGTTTGTCGGCTTCGCCGGCTATATCGAACCGCTCAAGGTAACCGTCGGCACCGAACACACCATTAAACTGGTGGAGGTGTTCGTCGGCGTCTTCATTGGGGCCATTACCTTCACCGGCTCCCTGGTCGCCTGCGGCAAGCTTGATGGCCGCATCGACAGCAAGGCCCTGACTCTTCCCGGCCGGCACGCCATGAACCTGGTGGCGGTGATCGTCTCGGTCTTTTTGGGTGCCTGGTTCCTTGAGACCGATAGCCTGGCCCTGGGGCTAATCGCCCTGGTGCTGATGACCCTGATTGCCTCGGTGCTGGGTATTCACCTGATCATGGCCATTGGCGGCGCCGATATGCCGGTGGTGGTGTC from Marinobacter sp. LA51 carries:
- a CDS encoding Re/Si-specific NAD(P)(+) transhydrogenase subunit alpha; the encoded protein is MKLGIPKEIFTDERRVAVTPPSAHKLIDLGYEVIVEAGAGEAAHYRDEAYEAVGASIAVDTKSLWQESDFILKVRAPMENPTLGAHEVDLMREGSFLVSYLWPAQNPELLEKLAARNITAFAIDSLPRISRAQKMDALSAMANIAGYRAVIEAANNFGRFFTGQVTAAGKVPPAKVMVIGAGVAGLAAVGAANSMGAIVRAFDTRLEVKEQIESMGAEFLQLDFGEEEGSGAGGYAKQMSDEFIKAEMALFADQAKEVDIIITTALIPGKPAPRLITADMVKSMKPGSVIVDLASERGGNCELTEPGQIVEKHGVTLIGYTDLPSRMAKVASDLYATNLFHLLTELTPEKDGTPQVNMDDDVIRGLTVVHGNDVTWPPPQPQAPVSPQPPPGTEEPSAAQKEAARKDSARRSLIGKSALLLVTVAALYGVGAHAPESFLRHFTVFVLACFIGWQVIWNVTPSLHTPLMSVTNAISGIIVIGAILHLAQAENIAVGIMAFVAVLIASINVGGGFRVTHRMLKMFRK